From a single Vanacampus margaritifer isolate UIUO_Vmar chromosome 15, RoL_Vmar_1.0, whole genome shotgun sequence genomic region:
- the LOC144034974 gene encoding uncharacterized protein LOC144034974: MEAVNHLNPAPAKDQVGGAIWNPGLHFIPPSLHPILSPTFDSTPSLLHPATSTLLWFRWPHKGRVSCGLCGKSFYDKGTLKIHYSGVHLKIKHGCTVAGCAMLFSSLRSRNRHSANPNPCLHRATFTVKDAPKPNWSPLQRKGGNAPGIMDKSQSASSCDGAGKAEQLVAVVNIPANQKQSWESHDSLPKMKKPRKSCMPVKVSQVISQLE; the protein is encoded by the exons ATGGAGGCTGTCAATCACTTAAACCCCGCCCCCGCAAAG GATCAGGTGGGTGGAGCCATATGGAATCCTGGCCTCCATTTTATTCCTCCTTCCTTGCATCCCATTCTTTCACCCACTTTTGATTCGACTCCTTCCCTGCTCCATCCCGCTACCTCCACCCTACTGTGGTTCCGATGGCCTCACAAGGGACGGGTCTCGTGCGGCCTGTGCGGGAAAAGCTTCTATGACAAAG GAACGTTGAAGATCCATTACAGCGGTGTGCACCTCAAGATCAAACACGGATGCACGGTGGCGGGCTGCGCCATGCTCTTCAGCTCGCTACGCAGTCGCAACCGACATAGCGCCAACCCCAACCCGTGTCTGCACCGCGCCACTTTCACAGTGAAAGACGCCCCCAAGCCCAACTGGAGCCCCCTACAACGTAAGGGTGGTAACGCCCCTGGCATCATGGATAAGTCCCAATCAGCATCTTCTTGTGATGGGGCCGGCAAAGCAGAGCAACTCGTGGCTGTCGTCAATATACCGGCCAATCAGAAACAGTCTTGGGAGTCACATGACAGCTTGCCCAAAATGAAAAAACCTAGAAAGTCGTGCATGCCAGTAAAAGTCAGTCAAGTTATCAGTCAATTGGaatga